Sequence from the Burkholderiales bacterium genome:
CTCAGCGATTTGTTTTACAGGCATGCGGAAAGGTGAAGTAAGCCAGGATGCGGTCGCGAATAAAACAAAGTGAACAGGAAAGTTGATCGTCGGGAGCCGCCAGTCCCTCATGCCTGAAACGATTAACGACTAGCAAGGAAACCGATCTCCCTTGCCACTAGAACGACGCGTAATCTGACTTCGAAAAAAAACATCAGAGCGGAAGGGGGACTTGCCCAGTGATTCCCAATCTCCGTCTCGTCATCACTGTTCGGCCACAACTCCGCGGCATATCCGCATTACGAGCTGTTTCACCAGACGTGCTGCGCAGACGTTGCCGCGATGCACAGCTATTTCATCGGTGTCGGACAAGATTCCTCGAATCGACCTCAGCCGCGCCGCATCGCCAGCTGGAGCTGCACGGCCAGTTGCCGTCGCGATCTACTGCAGGAGTTCGAGCTAACGACAGCAGAGTAGAATAGATCGCAGACATTCGAAGTCAGGAGGGCCATGTTCGGCCGACTGATGCCGCAGGAACGCTACTTATGATTTCGCTCGGACGGCTGACTGTCGCAGTATTTGCGCTCGCATTTTTGCCACCCGCCGTTTTTGCCAGGGACGATCCTCCGCGGGCCGATTTAATCCAGTTTTCGAAAGGCCTGTTGTGGAAAGTCGAGAAGAAAGGGGTGGTGCCAAGCTACCTGTTTGGCACGATTCACGTCGACGATGATCGCGTGCTGGCGCTGCCGCCGGCAGTGAAAAAGGCATTCGACCGGTCGCGAGTATTCGCCGCTGAGCTCGTCAACGATGAGGCAGCGACGCGCAAGTTTTTCGCTGCAATGGTGACGCGCGAACCGCATTTGCCGGCCTTGCTCGGCGGCGGGCTTTATTCTGACGTCGACAAGTTGCTCGCTCAGTACAACATCCCGAGCGAGGCGCGGCCGCGTTTCAAGCCCTGGGCGGCGATGCTGACGCTTTTGCAGCCGCGCGGCGCCACCGGAATGATTCTGGATCGCAAACTCCTGTTCGACGCGGACGAGGCGCGTAAGAAAATCGTGGGCCTGGAAAGCATAGAAGAACAAATCGCCGTGTTCGACCAGATGCCGCAGCAAACCCAGATCATATTGTTGCGCGAAGTCGTCGCAAACCACGAGACGATACAAGGCTCCGTGCTGTCGGCGGTCGAGGCCTATCTCGAGCGTGATTTATCGAAGCTGTGGAAACTGAATGCCGAGGCAATGTCCGACGATGCCGGAAGCCAATCGCATAACGAAGTTTTTCTGAACCGCCTGTTGTACCAGCGCAACGAGCGTATGGTGGAGCGCCTGCTACCGCTGTTCGATCGGGGTGGCGCTTTTGCGGCATTCGGCGCGCTTCACCTGTACGGCAAGCGCGGTGTGCTAAGCCTGATCGAACAGCGCGGCTACAAGGTGCAGCGCGTGTACTGAAGCATGCGCTGGCTCGATCGGGTTTGAATAGATGCGGCATACCTAGGGCCGGGTCGTTCGCGATAAGCGCCGAGCAAGCTCCAAAGCCTCAGCTCGCGCCGACATGTTTTCCGCTGCCTTTTCCACAGCTTCAGGCGGCGTCATCTGCTCCAGCAACGCATTCGCCAGGCTCGACTCGCGCTTGTAAAACCCTTCGGTATGAAAAGTCTCGGGCAGCAGAAAAAGCTCGTAATCGAGATGGTGGCAAAGCTCGTGAATCAGCGTACGCAAAAAGGTTTTGAACGCGACCACCTGCTTGCGCTGCGCGGTGCGCATCCAGACCGAAATATGCGCAAGCTTGTTCTCCTCCAGCGGCTCGTAGTAGCCGTGCAGCTCGCCATAATCGTTACTCGGACGAGCCGCCAGCACGCTGACCCGGATTGGCGGTACCGCATAGCCGCGCGCGAGCTGATCGATCAGCTCCTGACAGGCGCTTTGCGTTTCCATGCGTCTGTCGTGTTTCAGCGCGAGGGCAAGACGAGCGAGCACCTCGGCAGGCGAGACATTCGGCGGCAGCGGAAGTGAACGGAGCGTGTCGCTCTTGCGGTAAGTCCGCCGGCGGGAGGCGGAAAGGCGATTGTAGTACGCGAAGACCATGGCAGCGAATAAGGGCTATGGTTAATTTCCGGTGCGCGCCGCGACTCTCCGACGATCACATCCGAAACTTTGATGATCGCAAAATGGCATCGCCCGGCTTGAGCTTCGAATCGTCGGGCATCCGTCGATCTGAATTTTCAGCGACACAAAGGCGCAAGCGTTCCTGGCGCGCTTCAAAAAACTCTTATCGGCGCGGCGGCGGTCGAGAGTGCGGCGGACGGCCGAACTGCGCTAATCCGCAAGCGGTACACAAGTATCGTCGTTGCCCGCCGCGAACCCGGAAGACAAGCCGCCAGCCGGGTGAACGCTGCCGGCTGTTTGCTGTTCGCAGGCCGGTAGAAAGCCGCGCTTCAGACCGACGAGAAGTGCGGGTTGGCGGAAGCATGCCCGAACTTGCCTCACACCTTATATAGCTGCTGCGCAACAGATCGGCGGCATGGGCGATGGCGCGCAGTTTTTGTTCGGCGATCGATACCGAAGCGACCGGGTTATCAGCAAAGGTGGCAAGGCCGCAGTCGGGGTCAGCAGGACTCGCTCCGCGCCAAAAAGGGCAATCGCCTTGCTCGCCCCTGGCGACGATTTCTGCAAAGTTTTCGATGCGCGAGTGCTTCTGGTTGACCGCGCCGACGCCGACGCGCAGATGATCGGGCAGCGCGCTCAGCACTTCGATTTCGCCGGCGCGCGGGGTGCAGAGTTCGAGCATCAGCACGCCGACATCGGGCGCGCCCAGCGTAGCTGGCAGCGACCGGTAGTCGCCCCCCCCGACACGTAGTTTCATCGGGCGTCCAGTTGCCGCGGCACATGTGCAGCGCGAGCCGCTCCTGCGGCAGACCGGCGACGACGGCATCGATCACCACGCCGGCAATTCCTCGTCGACCGAAATATCGATCGAGGCGATTTCGAGCAAGCCGCCGCACGGCAACGGATCGATATGGCGGCGGACCAAGAGCAGCAGGCCGTTGCCGCAATCGGGGTCGCCGCCGTCGAAGCGGGTGTCGGGCTTGAGCGTATGCTGTGCTGCAGACGGCTGCATGGTGTCATTTCTCCGGGCGGCGAAATCGCAGGTGCCGGTTTCACCTGTCGCAAGTGTGGACGAGTTGTACAACTCTGTCATGGCCCTGCGCGTCAGTCATTACATGATTGCGGGTTAAGAGCTTGCCGTAGGCTCTAAGACGCGGCCAGGGCGACGCGGCCGCCGACCGCGTCGCGCGGATCGAAATCCGGGCCATTCACGATGCGGTCGAAATACGACGTGAAGGCCGGCGAATCCGGCGGCCAGTTGGCGAGGAATTTTGTTATCCACGCCGGTTGGTCGAAACGCACGGGCAACGCGTCGAAGCGCACGCCGCCCAGGTCGATGCCGTACAGGCTATCGGCCGGCGCCTTGCGATCAACAGAGATGCGCG
This genomic interval carries:
- a CDS encoding TraB/GumN family protein — its product is MISLGRLTVAVFALAFLPPAVFARDDPPRADLIQFSKGLLWKVEKKGVVPSYLFGTIHVDDDRVLALPPAVKKAFDRSRVFAAELVNDEAATRKFFAAMVTREPHLPALLGGGLYSDVDKLLAQYNIPSEARPRFKPWAAMLTLLQPRGATGMILDRKLLFDADEARKKIVGLESIEEQIAVFDQMPQQTQIILLREVVANHETIQGSVLSAVEAYLERDLSKLWKLNAEAMSDDAGSQSHNEVFLNRLLYQRNERMVERLLPLFDRGGAFAAFGALHLYGKRGVLSLIEQRGYKVQRVY